Within Desulfolithobacter dissulfuricans, the genomic segment CGGGTTCATCGCTGCCGGTTCTGGTGGATTTTTATTCCCCGACCTGCGGGCCATGCCAGATGCTGGCGCCGGTCATCGACAACATTGCCCGGAACTACGCCGGCCGGGCCATTGTCGGCAAGCTCGACACCAGCCGCCATCAGATGACCGCGTCCCGGTTCCAGATCCGCGGGGTGCCCACCCTGCTGTTCTTCAAAAACGGCCAGGTGGTGGATCAACTGGTGGGCGCTGTGCCCCAGCAGGAGATCGAACAGCGGCTCAACGTTTTGCTCTGATCCCCGTGGTCCGGTTCGGAGTTTTCCGGACCGGGCTTTTTTTACTTCTGTCGGGTCATGGAGGGGAGCAGGAGGAAAAAGTTCTTCAGTTTCACGCAATTCCTGCCGAAAGAGATAACAGTCCAGCAATCTCCATCATTTTTTAAAGCCTCTACAGGTCAGGGCGCTATGTCTGTTATGCGAATCTTTCCCCTTGTTGTTCTGTTGTTTCTTTTCGGCTGCAGCCATACTCCTCAGCCGGTCGGGTATCCTGCTACCGAGCAGCGTAAAATGCAGGCGGTCCATCACTGGGATGTCCTGGCGTTGGATGTGGCCAACGAGATCAACAACGAGTTAATCCGGCAGGGATACCTTGAAACGCCGGTTTATGTCCGCTCCCCCGGCTCCGGCGAGCGGCAAGGTGATCTCTCCGGCGCCGCACCCTTTGACGAGGCATTTCACGATCTCCTGGTAACGAGACTGGTCCAGTTCGGAGTGCCGACACTGAACAGCCCGGGACAAAACGGCCTGGTGGTGGAATACAAGGTCCAGGTGATCAATCACCGGGACAGCGGCAATATAAGTCAGAAGGTCTGGCCCGGGATGCTGACATTGCTCGGCAGCGGTATCACTGTTCTCCGGTATGTTCCGTCCGACTATCTTGCTCT encodes:
- the trxA gene encoding thioredoxin — encoded protein: MPDTIVVCPACGAKNRIPAAKAHLRPKCGRCGQPLPAGAAGTVVELGDHNFQQVTAGSSLPVLVDFYSPTCGPCQMLAPVIDNIARNYAGRAIVGKLDTSRHQMTASRFQIRGVPTLLFFKNGQVVDQLVGAVPQQEIEQRLNVLL